The following coding sequences lie in one Phycicoccus duodecadis genomic window:
- a CDS encoding DUF3817 domain-containing protein has protein sequence MTSVSTSETRPAVAIAPEDVDAVRPRLTFFKVMAFAVGIGLLVLVVEIILSYGFGLKGSANPLAWWPQPHGFIYMIYLVATALLGFKVGWSLPKMVLVMLAGCVPFLSFWVERRVAGEVESGLAAARR, from the coding sequence ATGACGTCCGTGAGCACCTCTGAGACGCGCCCTGCGGTCGCCATCGCCCCCGAGGACGTCGACGCCGTCCGGCCCCGCCTGACCTTCTTCAAGGTGATGGCCTTCGCGGTCGGCATCGGCCTGCTCGTCCTCGTGGTCGAGATCATCCTGAGCTACGGCTTCGGGCTGAAGGGCAGCGCCAACCCGCTGGCGTGGTGGCCGCAGCCGCACGGCTTCATCTACATGATCTACCTGGTGGCCACCGCCCTGCTGGGCTTCAAGGTGGGCTGGTCGCTCCCCAAGATGGTGCTGGTGATGTTGGCCGGCTGCGTGCCCTTCCTGTCGTTCTGGGTCGAGCGCCGCGTCGCCGGTGAGGTCGAGTCCGGGCTGGCCGCCGCGCGCCGATAG
- a CDS encoding alpha/beta hydrolase has translation MQSTTTTVTTADDTSLFTHRWLPDGEPKGVVQIAHGMAEHSARYARVAEALTAAGYAVYAHDHRGHGRTAEAADHGYFADRDGWTRVVADLRQVTDHARAEHPGLPVFLLGHSMGSFLARSYVIQDSHDLAGLVLSGTAGDPGALGKVGAGVAALEARLRGRRHTSSLLDKLTFGQYNAAFKPNRTDFDWLSRDEAEVDAYVADPLCGNTFTSGFFADLLGGLAGINDPQQVAGVRRDLPVLLVSGDRDPVGDGGKGPRAVAQAYREAGLTDVTCTLYPEARHELFNETNRDEVLADVVSWLDAHLPG, from the coding sequence ATGCAGAGCACGACCACGACGGTGACCACGGCCGACGACACCTCCCTCTTCACCCACCGCTGGCTCCCCGACGGTGAGCCGAAGGGGGTCGTGCAGATCGCCCACGGGATGGCCGAGCACTCGGCCCGCTACGCCCGGGTCGCCGAGGCCCTCACCGCGGCCGGGTATGCCGTCTACGCCCACGACCACCGGGGGCACGGCCGCACCGCCGAGGCTGCCGACCACGGCTACTTCGCCGACCGCGACGGCTGGACCCGCGTGGTGGCCGACCTGCGCCAGGTCACCGACCACGCCCGCGCCGAGCACCCGGGGCTGCCGGTGTTCCTCCTCGGGCACTCGATGGGCTCGTTCCTCGCCCGTAGCTACGTCATCCAGGACTCCCACGACCTGGCCGGGCTGGTGCTGTCGGGCACCGCGGGCGACCCCGGCGCGCTGGGCAAGGTCGGCGCCGGCGTCGCGGCGCTCGAGGCGCGGCTGCGCGGGCGGCGGCACACGAGCAGCCTGCTCGACAAGCTGACCTTCGGGCAGTACAACGCCGCCTTCAAGCCCAACCGCACCGACTTCGACTGGCTCAGCCGCGACGAGGCCGAGGTCGACGCCTACGTCGCCGACCCGCTGTGCGGCAACACCTTCACCTCGGGCTTCTTCGCCGACCTGCTGGGCGGCCTCGCCGGTATCAACGACCCCCAGCAGGTGGCCGGCGTACGTCGCGACCTGCCGGTGCTGCTGGTCTCGGGCGACCGCGACCCGGTGGGCGACGGCGGCAAGGGCCCGCGGGCCGTGGCGCAGGCCTACCGCGAGGCCGGCCTCACCGACGTCACCTGCACGCTCTACCCCGAGGCCCGGCACGAGCTCTTCAACGAGACCAACCGCGACGAGGTGCTGGCCGACGTGGTCAGCTGGCTCGACGCGCACCTGCCCGGCTGA
- the guaA gene encoding glutamine-hydrolyzing GMP synthase: protein MVEGGEPIHLADRPVLVVDFGAQYAQLIARRVREANCFSEVVPHSMPAAEMLAKGPAAIVLSGGPSSVYEEGAPRLDPALLEAGVPVFGMCYGFQAMALALGGQVAKTGLSEFGATPATITDTASTLFNGQPAEQSVWMSHGDSVEQPPPGMRVTATTSGAPVAGFEDDERRLYGVQWHPEVMHSTFGQRVLENFLLRGAGLAGEWTAANVVDQLVDAVREQIGTGRVICGLSGGVDSSVAAALVQRAVGDQLTCVFVDHGLLRAGEAEQVQQDFVAATGVDLVTVDAADRFLDALAGVSDPEEKRKIIGREFIRVFEQAARDIVGEHAADGDHPVEFLVQGTLYPDVVESGGGSGTANIKSHHNVGGLPDDLQFTLVEPLRLLFKDEVRQVGLELGVPEGIVWRQPFPGPGLGIRIVGEVTKERLDILRAADRIARHELSEAGLDREIWQCPVVLLADVRSVGVQGDGRTYGHPVVLRPVSSEDAMTADWTRLPYEVLARISTRITNEVREVNRVVLDVTSKPPGTIEWE, encoded by the coding sequence GTGGTCGAGGGCGGCGAGCCCATCCACCTCGCCGACCGCCCGGTGCTGGTCGTCGACTTCGGCGCCCAGTACGCCCAGCTGATCGCCCGGCGGGTGCGCGAGGCCAACTGCTTCAGCGAGGTCGTGCCGCACTCGATGCCCGCGGCCGAGATGCTGGCGAAGGGCCCGGCCGCCATCGTGCTGTCCGGTGGCCCGTCGTCGGTCTACGAGGAGGGCGCGCCGCGCCTCGACCCGGCGCTGCTCGAGGCCGGCGTCCCCGTCTTCGGCATGTGCTACGGCTTCCAGGCGATGGCGCTGGCCCTCGGCGGCCAGGTCGCGAAGACCGGGCTCTCCGAGTTCGGCGCGACCCCGGCCACCATCACCGACACCGCCTCGACCCTGTTCAACGGCCAGCCCGCCGAGCAGTCGGTCTGGATGAGCCACGGCGACTCCGTCGAGCAGCCACCGCCCGGGATGCGCGTCACCGCCACGACCTCCGGCGCCCCGGTCGCGGGCTTCGAGGACGACGAGCGCCGGCTCTACGGCGTGCAGTGGCACCCCGAGGTCATGCACTCCACCTTCGGCCAGCGGGTCCTCGAGAACTTCCTGCTCCGCGGCGCCGGGCTCGCCGGCGAGTGGACGGCCGCCAACGTCGTCGACCAGCTCGTCGACGCCGTGCGCGAGCAGATCGGCACGGGACGAGTCATCTGCGGCCTGTCCGGCGGGGTCGACTCCTCGGTCGCGGCCGCGCTGGTGCAGCGCGCCGTCGGCGACCAGCTGACCTGCGTGTTCGTCGACCACGGGCTGCTGCGGGCCGGCGAGGCCGAGCAGGTGCAGCAGGACTTCGTGGCCGCCACCGGCGTCGACCTGGTCACGGTGGATGCCGCCGACCGCTTCCTCGACGCCCTGGCCGGGGTCAGCGACCCCGAGGAGAAGCGCAAGATCATCGGGCGCGAGTTCATCCGCGTCTTCGAGCAGGCGGCCCGCGACATCGTGGGCGAGCATGCGGCCGACGGCGACCACCCGGTCGAGTTCCTCGTGCAGGGCACGCTCTACCCCGACGTCGTCGAGTCCGGCGGCGGCAGCGGCACCGCGAACATCAAGAGCCACCACAACGTGGGCGGGCTGCCCGACGACCTCCAGTTCACCCTGGTCGAGCCGCTGCGGCTGCTCTTCAAGGACGAGGTGCGCCAGGTCGGTCTCGAGCTGGGCGTGCCCGAGGGCATCGTCTGGCGCCAGCCCTTCCCGGGCCCGGGGCTCGGCATCCGCATCGTCGGCGAGGTGACGAAGGAGCGGCTCGACATCCTGCGCGCGGCCGATCGCATCGCCCGCCACGAGCTGTCGGAGGCGGGGCTCGACCGCGAGATCTGGCAGTGCCCCGTGGTGCTGCTGGCCGACGTCCGCTCCGTCGGGGTGCAGGGCGACGGGCGCACCTACGGCCACCCGGTGGTGCTGCGGCCGGTGTCGTCCGAGGACGCGATGACCGCCGACTGGACGCGCCTGCCCTACGAGGTGCTGGCCCGCATCTCGACCCGCATCACCAACGAGGTGCGCGAGGTCAACCGGGTCGTCCTCGACGTCACCAGCAAGCCGCCGGGCACCATCGAGTGGGAGTGA